CATCCCGCCGTAATTCACCGGAACGCAGCTGGGCGGGACGCTGCGCACGATGGAGCCGACCACCGCGGACGTCACGGCCACCGTCGCGGTCACCGCGGCCGCGGTCGCGACCGGATGATAGTCGTTGTCCCAGCCGCCGCAGCAGCCGCGATGGTCGACGTTCACATTGACGTTGCGATTGACGTTGACGTTGTTCACGCTCGCTGCACGGACGTTGTTGGTGCGCACGTCCGCCCGGCTGTTGTTGATCTGGGTGCGGTTGGCGGCGCCGCCTGCATGAGCGGTGGCGGCGCGCCCGCCGCCGCCCGCACGGTTTCCAGGACCGGCAGCATCGGCGCTGGAAATCATGCCGAAGCTCATGAAAACGAGGGCAAGGAGCGCGGTGGGCAATGCGTTGGCCAGAGCTGGTTTCATGGTGGCGCTCCTAATTCGTCTTCGCCGGAACGATCTCGATCTTCCTCGCGCCCTTCGGTGGCGTGAAAGTAAAAATGGAATCCTTGAACGCGGGCTTGAGATTCCAGTCGATGAGTGAAACCGACTGCGGGCGCGCTTCGTCGGCGCGGTTGGTGATCACGAGCTTGCAGGGCAACGGCTGGTCGCCCGTCCTGATCCAGAGCTGCCAGTCGATCATGCCCTGGCGGAACGCGTAATGGTCGCAGACATTGCCGTCGACGATGTCCTGCCCGGCATTCATCGCCGACTCGATCTTGTCGACGGGAGCCGCCGGCGTTCCCCAAAGGAAAAGATCCTGCAGCGGCAGTTGCACGTTGTAACGTTCTTCCAGACGATCCACCAGTTCCCCGAGGTTGCCCGTGAAATCCACGGTCGAGTAGTACTTTTGCGCCGGCGTGTAGAGCGTGACGGTCTTGCCGTCGTAGAAGAGCTCGCGGTGGGAACGGGCGCTGCGCATGACCACGCGAATCCTGTTCGGCCGCTGGACATCCATGTTCGCCGTGGCGGTGTGCTGGAGCTTCTGGCCGTCAGCCAGGACACGCTCGCCGGTGACTTCCGTACTCACCCGGAACCGCTTGAGTGACTGCAGATAGGCCCCCATGTCCTTGAGCGCCTGAATCGACGCCGGGTCGACTGCGTTTGCGGCAGACTGCGCGCTGGCGGCCTGCCCGGAGCCTGCCGGTGCATTCTGCGCATGGGCGCCCGTCACCGCGACCGATATCGCCAGCAGGCCGAGGGCCATTGTTCTTCTTGACATGACTTGTCTCCAGGTTCGGGGGATTCTGCGCGCTGCTGCGCTTCGCATACAGGCTAGCACCGCCAAGATACTGTGGCTAGCAAGCGCAGGCACGCCGGTTCACTTGACGGCCGCGCATGCCGAGCGGCGAGAAGGCAGAAAGCCAGACAGGCTGCACCCAATGCAGTGACAACGACCCTCAGTCCGGCGTCATCCGTCGTCCCCGACACGCTGCCGGGACACCGAACGGAAACGCCCCGCCGCAGGGACGGGGGCGTCAGACCGTTACCCGGGAGGGCTCTTCGGCAGCAGCCGTTCTCCTATGCGGAAGCAGCGGTTGTCTGTTTCCTCAAGCGGTCCCAGGCACGATGCTTCGCGATGACTTCGATGAACGCTTGGATATCCTTCGGTGTCGTCCCTCCGCTTGCCGGCACGACTACTCCCGGAATGTCCTGCGTCGTGCCTTCACCGTGAACGACGCCGGCATCCTCCAGAAGCGCCGTCGCACCTGTGGCAGCGTAAATCCCCTTGAGGTGACGGAAGCTCTCCGCGACGAAGAACGCGCTTCGCGGGTTCGCGCGCAAGGCGTTCACGTGCCCGGCTCCGCCCGGGACCGCCACTGCGTCGAAGAGTGTCGATGCCACGGTCGGCAATGGATGATCGACCGCAATCGGATCGCCGTTGCCCGTGGCGATCTGCCCGCCTCGCACTCCGACGACTTTCGCGACGGCACCGGCTTTCTCCAGCGCGGTTTTCAGCAGTGCCAACTCGTCACCATCGACCCCGTCCGCCACCAGGATCGCGACCTTGCGCGACGCCGCACTCGTTACGGGATCATGCAGCAGACTCAGCGCGGGAGACGTCTCGACCGGGGACTTCGCTTGCACGGCAGGTGGTTCGCCCAGGTTGAGACCCAATTGCTCCGACACGCGCCGCGCAAGCGTCCCATCGACGTTCTGCAGATTCTCGACCATGCGCTGCTGCACGTGACGCGTCTGCACCTTGCCCAGTTCGAAGCCAAACGCATCGACGATGTGATCTTTCTCGATCGGGGATTGGCTGCGCCAGAAGAGCGCTGCCTGCGAGTAGTGATCGAAGAAGCTCTCGGGCCGCGCTCGAACCTTCTCGCCCTCCACCCCCTCGAGAAAAGTCGCGAAGCCGCCCCTCCCCGCGGGAGACTGCGCAGGTGCACCCTCGTCCAGGGAACTTGGCTCGTACGCGACGCGCCCCTGGTCCACGCGCTGGCGCATGTAACCGTCGCGCTGCAGATTGCGGAAAGGACAGCCCCTCGGCTGGTTCACCGGTATCTCGTGAAAATTCGGCCCACCGAGTCGGATGAGCTGCGTGTCCAGATAGGAGTGCAGTCGCCCCTGCAGGAGGGGATCATTCGTGAAGTCGATGCCCGGCACCAGGTGCCCCGGGTGAAAGGCGACCTGTTCGGTTTCGGCAAAGAAGTTCGTCGGGTTGCGGTTGAGTACCATGCGTCCGATGGGCGTGACCGGCACCAGTTCCTCCGGCACCAGCTTGGTCGGGTCCAGGAGGTCGATCGGAAAACCTTGCACGTCCGCCGCCGGAATCAACTGAACGCCGAACTCGAACTCCGGATACGCACCCGCCTCGATCGCCTCCCACAGGTCTCGGCGGTGGAAGTCGGGATCCTTGCCCGAGATCTGCTGTGCTTCGTCCCACAGCAACGAATGCGTGCCCAGCTTCGGCTTCCAGTGAAACTTGACGAAGTGCACCTTCCCCTCGGCGTTGACGAACTTGAACGAGTGCACACCGAACCCTTCCATCATGCGATAGCTGCGCGGGATGGCCCGGTCGGACATTGCCCACATCAGCATGTGAGTCGACTCGGGCAGCAACGAGGCAAAGTCCCAGAAGGTGTCGTGAGCGGATGCCGCCTGCGGCATGCCGTGGTGCGGCTCCGGCTTCACGGAGTGAATGAGGTCCGGAAACTTGATCGCATCCTGAATGAAGAACACGGGAATATTGTTGCCGACGAGGTCGAAGTTGCCCTCCGCCGTGTAGAACTTCACCGCGAAGCCGCGAACGTCCCGCGCCGTGTCGGCGGAGCCTGCCCCGCCCGCCACCGTCGAGAAGCGCACGAACACCTCCGTCTCGATCGCGGGGTCCTGCAGAAACCCCGCCTTCGTGTACTCGGCCATCGATGCATAGGGTCGGAACACTCCGTGCGCTGCCGACCCGCGCGCATGCACCACCCGCTCGGGGATGCGTTCGTGGTCAAAGTGGGTGATCTTCTCTCTGAGAATGAAGTCTTCGAGAAGGGTCGGTCCGCGTGGCGCTGCCTTCAGACTGTTCTGGTTGTCCGAGATCGCTACGCCCTGATTCGTCGTGAGGACTTCGCCGCTCTCGATGAATCCATCGCGGCGCGGGTCGCCGTCGGGTCTCTTGGCCGAAGGGAGGTGTTGCTTCTTTCCGCGTGTGCTCATTTTGACTTCCTCTCTATGGGTATACGAGATAGCGTGCGCGCAGCTTGCATGCCACCGTCTTTCCTTCGTGTTATCAGCGACCTCTGGCTGCAGAGCAGCGGTAAGGTTTACCCTGCGGACGACCACATTTCCGTCGCAGCCCCGCGGACGGGCAGCGATCCGGCGCTCGAAAGACGGGGTGCCCGAGTAAGGGCACAGCTTCTGCTCGCTGTCCGTGCACACTCTTGCACCGACTTCCGGAGATCATGATGACCGTCGACTGGCACGAGCTCTTCGCGTTTACCGTCTCCCCGCTCGAACTGATCATTCGCGGCACGGCGGTGTACTGGTTTCTCTTCGCCATCTTTCGCGGAGTACTGCGGCGTGACATCGGGTCCATGGGCATTGCGGACGTTCTGCTCGTGGTCATCGTCGCAGACGCCTCGCAGAACGCGATGGCAGGTGAATATCGCTCGATCACCGACGGAGTCGTGCTCGTGCTGACGATCGCCGCATGGAACGTGTTCATCGACTGGGTTGCCTACCGCCTTCCGATCACGCGGCGATTTCTTCAACCTCCGGAGCTTCTGCTCGTGCGCAGCGGCAAGATCAACCGCCGCAACCTTCGCAAGGAGTGGATCACGGAAGACGAACTCCGCGCCCAGCTTCGCGAGCACGGTGTCGCGTCGCTCTCGGAAGTGC
This sequence is a window from Betaproteobacteria bacterium. Protein-coding genes within it:
- a CDS encoding DUF421 domain-containing protein — its product is MTVDWHELFAFTVSPLELIIRGTAVYWFLFAIFRGVLRRDIGSMGIADVLLVVIVADASQNAMAGEYRSITDGVVLVLTIAAWNVFIDWVAYRLPITRRFLQPPELLLVRSGKINRRNLRKEWITEDELRAQLREHGVASLSEVRAAYMESDGAMSVLTYSKSTETGSGKKKIPGD
- a CDS encoding catalase produces the protein MSTRGKKQHLPSAKRPDGDPRRDGFIESGEVLTTNQGVAISDNQNSLKAAPRGPTLLEDFILREKITHFDHERIPERVVHARGSAAHGVFRPYASMAEYTKAGFLQDPAIETEVFVRFSTVAGGAGSADTARDVRGFAVKFYTAEGNFDLVGNNIPVFFIQDAIKFPDLIHSVKPEPHHGMPQAASAHDTFWDFASLLPESTHMLMWAMSDRAIPRSYRMMEGFGVHSFKFVNAEGKVHFVKFHWKPKLGTHSLLWDEAQQISGKDPDFHRRDLWEAIEAGAYPEFEFGVQLIPAADVQGFPIDLLDPTKLVPEELVPVTPIGRMVLNRNPTNFFAETEQVAFHPGHLVPGIDFTNDPLLQGRLHSYLDTQLIRLGGPNFHEIPVNQPRGCPFRNLQRDGYMRQRVDQGRVAYEPSSLDEGAPAQSPAGRGGFATFLEGVEGEKVRARPESFFDHYSQAALFWRSQSPIEKDHIVDAFGFELGKVQTRHVQQRMVENLQNVDGTLARRVSEQLGLNLGEPPAVQAKSPVETSPALSLLHDPVTSAASRKVAILVADGVDGDELALLKTALEKAGAVAKVVGVRGGQIATGNGDPIAVDHPLPTVASTLFDAVAVPGGAGHVNALRANPRSAFFVAESFRHLKGIYAATGATALLEDAGVVHGEGTTQDIPGVVVPASGGTTPKDIQAFIEVIAKHRAWDRLRKQTTAASA
- a CDS encoding DUF2092 domain-containing protein — protein: MSRRTMALGLLAISVAVTGAHAQNAPAGSGQAASAQSAANAVDPASIQALKDMGAYLQSLKRFRVSTEVTGERVLADGQKLQHTATANMDVQRPNRIRVVMRSARSHRELFYDGKTVTLYTPAQKYYSTVDFTGNLGELVDRLEERYNVQLPLQDLFLWGTPAAPVDKIESAMNAGQDIVDGNVCDHYAFRQGMIDWQLWIRTGDQPLPCKLVITNRADEARPQSVSLIDWNLKPAFKDSIFTFTPPKGARKIEIVPAKTN